In Triticum urartu cultivar G1812 unplaced genomic scaffold, Tu2.1 TuUngrouped_contig_4797, whole genome shotgun sequence, the genomic window GGATCTTTCTTCAGACAAGAACAATCAAGTTTTAACGCAGCGAGCTTCTCAAAACTTGCAAACATCTGCGGGAGCACTCCCTCATACAACCTCCCTCTCAACCAGAAAAACTTCAGATTTCGCAAGGGCTTTATCTTAATCAGATTAAGAACCTCATCCTTGCTGTTTGCAAAAATAACCAACCTACTGAGGCTAGGCATCCTGGCCAAGGAGTCCCATAACTCTGCAATGTAGTTTTGACGCATTTTCATTATAGCCAAACTTCTCATCAGTGTCAACTCACTGAGCTGCGTAAGTAGGTCTTTATTGGCTGAAACAGATTGTAAGCTTTGCAGATTCTTTAGACGGCAAATATTGCCAGGGATATTTGTAGCAGAAAAGCAGTCAAATATCCTTTCTTGAACATCGTGGAGTGTGTATACATACAGATGCCTCAATTTAGTCAGGTTTGTTATTTCCCATGGCAGCTGCTCCACGTAGGTGAACCGCAGGTCCAAAACTTGTAGGTTCGTAAGTTTACCGAGCGATGCTGGTATATGCTTAACCTTTGTGTGAGCTAAATCCAAATAGTGCAAATTAAGCAAGTCTGGGACAACAGCCGGCACTTGATGAATGTTAGCAAACCTTAGACACAGGACACGGATCAGTCTGAAATTTGATGAAATGTCATCTATCCAAGAGGATGCAACTTGTGTGTCAAATAAGATTAAAGATCGGATCCGTGACGCTGCAGCAACCTTTAGAGACCGAGCATGCTTCTGAACAAACAAGCGGCGGACTTCAGAGTTAACCTGGGTTGTACCAGAGTTACCGTATACGACAGCAAACTTCTCTCTGTTTACAACAATCAGACATGCATCGCGAACAAGGTCATGCATTTGAAATGAGCTAGCTCTTCCATGAACATTCCTTTCTGCAACTTCAAGAAGAGAACGACGAGTGAGCTCCTTTAGGTAACACTCAGCAACTTCCTCCATTGTTGTCCCGGCACCTCTTTCCTCAACAAGACCTTCTGCGACCCAAAGCCTGCAGATCCATCTTCTTTTAACCTTGTAGTCTTCAGGGAAAAGGCTGCAGTATAGGAAGCAATTCTTTAAATGACTTGGGAGATCATTCAAGCTGAGATTCAGAACACTCATAATCCAACTGAGCTCTGGATTGTTAGCTAGTTGCCAGCTAAGTTGGTTGTGGAGAGAACTCCACTCTTGCTCCTCTAGTTCTCGGTACGACAAAAGGCTCCCAACTGCGACGATAGCCAGTGGAAGTCCTTGGCACTTTTTCACAATTTTCTCTGCCCAAGGCCTCAGATTTAGTGGACATATTTTGTCTTCTAATCTACGGAATGCCTTTTGACAGAATAGGTACCATGCTTCAGCATAAGGAAGAACTTTAAGCTCCACAACAAATCCATCGTTTGCTAAGGAAGCAACATCCTTTTTGCGAGTTGTCACTAGCACTCTACTTCCACGACTATTTATTACAAGTGCACGCTTCAAAAATAACCAGTCATCTCTATCCCATACATCATCCAAGACAATCAGATATTTCTTGTCCTGTAGGTAGCTCTGAAGTTCCTCGATAAGTCTTACACGACTCATAGTCTCGATACCACTGGCCATGTAGGCTCTTTGGTCCATCAGCTGCTTCATGATTTGCCTCAGTAGGTCTTCAACTAGATAATTCTGAGATAAAGTTACCCACACATGACAGTCAAACATTCTAATAATCTGTTGATTTTTGTAGATACTGCTTGCTATGGTTGTTTTTCCTAGACCTCCCATGCCAAGGATGGACATGATCAATCGGTCTTGTCGCTCTGTGAGTAACCA contains:
- the LOC125528327 gene encoding disease resistance protein RPM1-like isoform X2, with the translated sequence MADTLFLVLRKIALSLGGAASEKLSTEVVEAASVLTDFEHGMKQIEGEFMILQAFIGQVSAQNVGDKTFDAWLDQVRDVAHQVEDIIDEYTFLTSQAAGIDGFFKRKFHQAKSFAAWRNLSSQIDQVETRIQQLTTMKDRYGISVGEQGRSSTLQYARQLSLSDSSYLSDDTELVGNASEISMLTQWLLTERQDRLIMSILGMGGLGKTTIASSIYKNQQIIRMFDCHVWVTLSQNYLVEDLLRQIMKQLMDQRAYMASGIETMSRVRLIEELQSYLQDKKYLIVLDDVWDRDDWLFLKRALVINSRGSRVLVTTRKKDVASLANDGFVVELKVLPYAEAWYLFCQKAFRRLEDKICPLNLRPWAEKIVKKCQGLPLAIVAVGSLLSYRELEEQEWSSLHNQLSWQLANNPELSWIMSVLNLSLNDLPSHLKNCFLYCSLFPEDYKVKRRWICRLWVAEGLVEERGAGTTMEEVAECYLKELTRRSLLEVAERNVHGRASSFQMHDLVRDACLIVVNREKFAVVYGNSGTTQVNSEVRRLFVQKHARSLKVAAASRIRSLILFDTQVASSWIDDISSNFRLIRVLCLRFANIHQVPAVVPDLLNLHYLDLAHTKVKHIPASLGKLTNLQVLDLRFTYVEQLPWEITNLTKLRHLYVYTLHDVQERIFDCFSATNIPGNICRLKNLQSLQSVSANKDLLTQLSELTLMRSLAIMKMRQNYIAELWDSLARMPSLSRLVIFANSKDEVLNLIKIKPLRNLKFFWLRGRLYEGVLPQMFASFEKLAALKLDCSCLKKDPISSFAHMLNLVYLNLCRTYDGEQLTFSAGWFPKLSSLALVDMECLNSIEIEEGTMKVLHTLEIVGLKSLRIVPRGIKHIKTLQKMLVTDMRKEFMDRLHGDDSDIVEHIPDIQSFDSFDSEAVKKMVLLPHLAKKYGTGW
- the LOC125528327 gene encoding disease resistance protein RPM1-like isoform X1, translating into MADTLFLVLRKIALSLGGAASEKLSTEVVEAASVLTDFEHGMKQIEGEFMILQAFIGQVSAQNVGDKTFDAWLDQVRDVAHQVEDIIDEYTFLTSQAAGIDGFFKRKFHQAKSFAAWRNLSSQIDQVETRIQQLTTMKDRYGISVGEQGRSSTLQYARQLSLSDSSYLSDDTELVGNASEISMLTQWLLTERQDRLIMSILGMGGLGKTTIASSIYKNQQIIRMFDCHVWVTLSQNYLVEDLLRQIMKQLMDQRAYMASGIETMSRVRLIEELQSYLQDKKYLIVLDDVWDRDDWLFLKRALVINSRGSRVLVTTRKKDVASLANDGFVVELKVLPYAEAWYLFCQKAFRRLEDKICPLNLRPWAEKIVKKCQGLPLAIVAVGSLLSYRELEEQEWSSLHNQLSWQLANNPELSWIMSVLNLSLNDLPSHLKNCFLYCSLFPEDYKVKRRWICRLWVAEGLVEERGAGTTMEEVAECYLKELTRRSLLEVAERNVHGRASSFQMHDLVRDACLIVVNREKFAVVYGNSGTTQVNSEVRRLFVQKHARSLKVAAASRIRSLILFDTQVASSWIDDISSNFRLIRVLCLRFANIHQVPAVVPDLLNLHYLDLAHTKVKHIPASLGKLTNLQVLDLRFTYVEQLPWEITNLTKLRHLYVYTLHDVQERIFDCFSATNIPGNICRLKNLQSLQSVSANKDLLTQLSELTLMRSLAIMKMRQNYIAELWDSLARMPSLSRLVIFANSKDEVLNLIKIKPLRNLKFFWLRGRLYEGVLPQMFASFEKLAALKLDCSCLKKDPISSFAHMLNLVYLNLCRTYDGEQLTFSAGWFPKLSSLALVDMECLNSIEIEEGTMKVLHTLEIVGLKSLRIVPRGIKHIKTLQKMLVTDMRKEFMDRLHGDDSDIVEHIPDIQSFDSFDSEAVKKMVLLPHLAKKYGTGWWELC